The window CCCAAAGAGAATTCAACAACCACATCCCCCAAAAGATCCCCCCAGACTGCAACCTACAAAGAAAACTTGACTTCATCCCCAAACAGGTCCCCCAAAACTGCAGCCTCCAAAGAAACTCCAAGCACGTGTTCTGAGGGGGCTATAGCTGTGTCACTAGAGACTCCTCCATCAACCCCCACTCCAGCCTCCAAACGGGTTCCTGTGACCCTGTCTCCCAAAGATGCCCCTAATGCCCTAGCTGAGAGTCCTGCCTCCCCTAAAAAGGCTCCTAAGACTGCAGCCCCCAAAGAAACCTCAACTCCATCCCCcaaaaaaattaccaaaatggCAGGTCCCAAAGAGGCTCCAGCAACCCCACCTTCCAAAAAGACCCCCAAAACTATAGTCCCCAAAGAAACTTCAGCTCCTTCTGAGGGGGTCACAGCTGTACCACTGgagatccctccctcccccagaaaGGCCCCCAAAACTGCAGCCCCCAAAGAAACTGTAGCCCCATCTCCTGAAGGGGTCACCTCTGCACCGGTGCAAGTtccttcttcctccaggaagggCTCTAAGACAGCAGGCTCCAAAGAAACACCCACAACCCCATCTCCTGAAGGGGTCACCGCTGCACCACAGGAGATTCCTCCTTCCCGCAAAAAGGCCCCCAAGACTGTAGACACTAAACAGGTTCCTCTAGCCCCATCTCCTAAAGTTGCCCCTACTACTCTAGCTGAAAGTGCTCCCTCTTCCAAAAAGGCATCCAAAACTGCAGCTCCACCCTCTGAAAGGGTCACCACTGCACCTCCAGAGAAGCCTGCCACCCCCCAGAAGGCCTCAATAACTGCAGCCTCCAAAGTGCCCGGCCCTGCGGAGACACAGGAAGTTACTGTCTCCCCCAGAGAGATTCCAGTAACCCCAGCTGCATCCCCAGTCAAGAATCCTTCCTCCCATAAAAAGACCCCAAAGACTGTAGATCTCAAAGAAGCCCCagcaaccctccctcccccccctacAAAGAGCCCCAAAATTCCATCATCCAAAAAGGCACCAAGAGCTTCAGCCCCTAAAGAATTTCCAGCAAGCCCTTCTAGTAAAGCTGACACTGCCTCACTGGCACAGATGGCTCCTCCCTGTCTGCAAAAGGGCCCGTCCACTACAGTCCCCAAGGAGAATTTAGCTGCCCCAGTTGTTATTCCTGTCTCCAACAAAAGCCCAGCAGCCCCAACTCCTACAAATGCTTCCACTGCCCTAGCTGCCGCTTCCCTTTCCCCAACTCCCCCAGTCAAGATCTCTCCCTCTAAAAAGACCCCAGCTGCTGCAGCTCCTCAAACCGCTTCAAAAGAGACCACAACAACCCACTCTTGTAAAAAGGCTCCAGCCACTGAGACTTTAGGGGAGACTTCAACAGCTCCATCTCTCAAAGGGGCCCCCAAGGAGACCTCAGAAACTTCAATGTCCAAAGGAGTTCTCACGCCCACAGTCAACTCTTCCCCTCCTAAAAAAGCCCCATCCTCCAAGAGAGCCTCTACTCTCCCTGctccatctcttccctctcttaaAGAGGCCTCTGTTCTCTCACCCATCGCCACTTCTGCAAAAGACTCCCATACCTCCCCAGTGTCTGTTGCTTGTAGCACAGGAACTACAGCAAAGAAAGATCCTACAGCTCTCacagaagtgcttgctgcaccCACTCCAGAAAGTGCTTTGGTCATCACTGCTCCCGTTCAGAAAGGCCCAAGAGCCAAAAGCAATTCTGCTTCGCCTCCTAAGTGCCTAGATCCCTTCCCTAAGAAAGATACAAAGGGCCTCCCTTCTGTAGTAGCTCCAGCCCCTCAGAGAGTCTTTTTTGAGAAAGACTCTTCAAAAACTGCAGAAGCTCTGCCTGTTTGCCCTGCAAAAGacagtgattgtcttcattcccCAAAGGGCCCTGTGGAGTCTCAGGTAGCTACTCCTCTGGCAGCATTTACCTCTGACAAAGTCCTTCCGGAAGCTGTGTCTACATCTGTGACTCCAAGGCCTGCCCCAGCAGCTTCCCTGACTCTTGCCCCCTCCCCAGttccccctctgcctcctaaacaGCCACTTCTTCAGTCTGTACCTGAGTCAGTGCTGGAATCACCCTCTAAGCTCCCAGCCCCTGCTGATGAGGATGAGCTGCCGCCTCTGATCCCCCCGGAAGCAGTCTGTGGGGGAGAGCCTTTCCAGCCGATCCTCGTCAACATGCCCACCCCTAAACCTGCTGggaccccagccccagccccctcTGCCAAGCAGCCTGTTCTGAAGAACCACAAGGGTATTTGCCTTGGTTTGCTGTGTGCATGGTGTGTTGCCCACACCCCTCTTGGGGGCTACCCACCAATACTAACTAGGACGCGTCGCTTTGTACAGTATGTCTGCTTGAGTTTGGGCATAGTACATAAAATGGTAACTTTAAATATAGAAGCTCTAGGAATATGAACTAAATCTTGGTTTCTGTCATCTCAGGTAATACTTTATGCCTTTGTGTAAAGTGGTCCAGGCTAAGTAAGCTCTGGGTCTAGCATTCTTTTTAACCTGAGCTGATACTGAAAACCAAGACCTACCAGGCCTTTACTGTACTCTAATTCTCATCACATCACTAACCTTGTCCCTgggcctggaatttgctttggtaaaaaataataaaaatggaaagaaaaaaaacttccaagctatttcttttcttcttagacTTAGTAACTACCAGTTGCCCAGGGACCTCCTTTTTGTAAGAATGTAGAGAGCTGTTTTATCTGGCCTGAGTATGGTGTGGGTGTATGCTTTCCTCTCCAGTAGACTTTACTGATGCTTGGCCCTTCAATTGAAGGAAATTAAGATGTATCAGTTATGTGTGGGAGTGGGGGAGTCATGGGTCTATATCTAGTAGAGATAAGAAATGATAGGGCTTAACAATATGGAGGTTGTCTAGTGCCCAGTTAAAACTCTTTCCGGGAGTGGTTTGAAAGGCAGAATGTCTGTACAACTGCTTCTGACCTTCCGACCTTATTTAAAGGGTTCTCACTTAAATGTATCTAAAGATGTCTCTGCCTGATTATTTCTGGATGGGGATAAAATTTGGAATCTCATGGATGCTTGGTATTTGTGCCAAGAGGTGAAGATCTtaagagagagaaggcagttaGAGCATGTAAGCTGCTTAGCTGTATCTAGCTATTGTCCCACATCCCCAAAGAAAGGTCTTCGATGGATTCCTGTAGGTTGGAGGCCTCGGGCTGGGTCGCAGAAGCTAATTAATAGACTTATATTTACCCTTGTAAGGCCTGTGTAAAGCAGTGATAGATAGTTCAGGTAGTCCATGATGAGGTGCCACCTCTTGAAGATAATAAAAGTTACCTGTCATCCTAGGGTCGGGAACAGAGTCTGACAGTGATGAATCAGTGCCAGAGCTCGAGGAACAAGATTCCACACAGACAGCCACACAACAAGCCCAGGTGCGTGTTCTCTTAATAACTTCTATTGAGTCAAGAAAGCCCTCAAGGGCCAGTTCCTGTAATCCTGTACTTGGAAGGCCGAGGAAGAAGttgaaagtcagcctgggctacagtgagaaTATGCCTCAAAAGAAAACTGGTTGAAGGTCTGCAGCCAAGATTAACTGTAAAGGATTTGGCTATTTGAATTGGGAATCTTTTTTGTAAAGCAAAACCACATGCAAGCAAGCATCCAAAGCTTTGAGTCTGTTCAAGGGGCAGAGAAGAGCTCTAGTCCCAGGACAGCAGGggtacagagaagccctgtctcaaaacaaaacttttgtcTTCTCAGCTGGCAGCTGCAGCTGAAATTGATGAAGAACCTGTTAGTAAAGCCAAGCAGAGTCGGAGCGAGAAGAAGGCGAGGAAGGTGAGATGGAGTCCTAAGTGTGGGTGAGGGCTTGGGGGTGCTTATgtgggatcccagcacttggaacacGAAATGGAAGGATTAGGTGTTGGGAGCTGGCTAGCTATGTAGCAAGTCAGAGTTAGCTTAGGGTACCTGAGACTGTCTGCCTTATAAAGGGTACTTGTGGTACACCTCCTAGTGAACTGCTACAGCTGAGCACACGCAGCTGTTCTTTTCCTGACCCAGGAAAAGTCTGCTGTGGATGTTGAATGTGGGActgtttcttgttttggtttttgtgtttttaaagctgCTCCTAAAGTTAGAAACTTAAatgttcctttctcttctttaggCTATGTCCAAACTGGGTCTTCGACAGGTTACAGGGGTTACCAGAGTCACTATCCGAAAATCTAAAAATATCCTCTTTGTCATCACAAAACCAGATGTCTACAAGAGCCCAGCTTCAGATACCTACATAGTGTTTGGGGAAGCCAAGGTTAGTAAAATTTCAGGTGAATTGCTCCAGGCCAGTATTACTGTGATTGGGGTCATCAGGTAATTCATTGCTGCTACAGAGGTTAGACCCCAATTGTGAtaccaaaaaaaaatctctctagcATTGAGTTGCCTGAGATGTGTTTTTCACTATCTACCCGTGCCTTTATCCTCTGTCCTGTAGATTGAAGATTTGTCTCAACAAGCGCAGTTAGCAGCTGCTGAGAAATTCAAAGTTCAAGGTGAAGCTGTTTCAAACATTCAAGAAAACACTCAGACTCCAACCGTCCAAGAGGagagtgaagaggaggaggtaatAATCCACAGGATCTCGAGGGTTTTACTTAATCTCTCTGTCGGCGACCTTTGCTTCAGAACACTGTGGAAGTTACTCTTTGATTTATTAAGACACTTCTTCCCCTCT is drawn from Mastomys coucha isolate ucsf_1 unplaced genomic scaffold, UCSF_Mcou_1 pScaffold4, whole genome shotgun sequence and contains these coding sequences:
- the Naca gene encoding nascent polypeptide-associated complex subunit alpha isoform X2, which codes for MPGEATETVPATEQELPQPQAETGSGTESDSDESVPELEEQDSTQTATQQAQLAAAAEIDEEPVSKAKQSRSEKKARKAMSKLGLRQVTGVTRVTIRKSKNILFVITKPDVYKSPASDTYIVFGEAKIEDLSQQAQLAAAEKFKVQGEAVSNIQENTQTPTVQEESEEEEVDETGVEVKDIELVMSQANVSRAKAVRALKNNSNDIVNAIMELTM